In one Lolium rigidum isolate FL_2022 chromosome 3, APGP_CSIRO_Lrig_0.1, whole genome shotgun sequence genomic region, the following are encoded:
- the LOC124694543 gene encoding uncharacterized protein LOC124694543, translated as MTEVWDWNIYGTKLKFDGWFLNTADEDGDGGEDGDGGEDGAGGVDDDGGEDGAGGEDGDGGEDGDGGEDDDGGEDGAGGEDGDGGEDDATFALEDIGREIVSCLRVVQLLAIRANFRISHINALDWNQYTNIYKALAGEVQEEGMDLVLTGPYRMLEAYSTLGLEVFTADDDEGSSTGRIFKRWDVAWPDEVEEFTQTIYGGLGRKLEVTYLVIPEAIETHVEVRLNLKDLGSKSRAVYGSVKSIAIDYGSKSVHLFSCERGKSLSLPCGSTCILPLQPHMIALPYLGHFDLQIEVDLRVITTCDSQEEDKNLKFCLDCSRRIRSEERVEHRLRIRSQKEKLMVIKLK; from the exons ATGACTGAAGTGTGGGATTGGAACATTTATGGAACCAAACTCAAGTTTGATGGATGGTTTCTTAACACTGCCGATGAGGATGGTGACGGAGGTGAGGATGGTGACGGTGGTGAGGATGGTGCCGGAGGTGTGGATGATGACGGAGGTGAGGATGGTGCCGGAGGTGAGGATGGTGACGGAGGTGAGGATGGTGATGGAGGTGAGGATGATGATGGAGGTGAGGATGGTGCCGGAGGTGAGGATGGTGACGGAGGTGAGGATGATGCTACATTTGCATTGGAGGATATCGGTCGTGAAATTGTGTCATGTTTACGTGTGGTGCAATTGTTGGCCATTCGTGCAAACTTCCGTATCAGCCATATCAACGCATTGGACTGGAACCAATATACAAACATCTATAAGGCACTTGCGGGGGAAGTACAAGAG GAAGGAATGGATTTGGTACTCACTGGACCATATAGGATGCTAGAGGCTTACTCCACCTTGGGCTTGGAGGTTTTCACAGCCGACGATGATGAGGGGTCTTCTACCGGTCGTATTTTCAAAAGGTGGGATGTTGCTTGGCCTGATGAGGTTGAGGAATTCACACAAACCATCTATGGAGGCCTTGGCCGCAAGTTGGAGGTCACATACTTGGTGATTCCGGAAGCCATTGAGACCCATGTTGAGGTCAGGTTGAACCTCAAAGACCTCGGTTCGAAAAGCCGCGCTGTGTATGGTAGCGTCAAGTCAATTGCCATTGACTATGGGAGCAAAAGCGTCCATCTCTTCAGTTGTGAACGAGGAAAGAGCTTGTCCCTGCCCTGTGGTTCCACGTGCATTCTTCCACTGCAACCACACATGATTGCATTGCCATATCTTGGACATTTCGACCTCCAGATAGAGGTGGACCTAAGAGTAATCACAACCTGTGACAGCCAAGAAGAGGACAAGAATTTGAAATTCTGTCTAGACTGCAGCCGTAGAATTAGGAGTGAAGAACGTGTAGAGCACCGTCTTAGAATTAGGAGTCAAAAAGAGAagttgatggtgatcaagttgaAGTGA